A single Lactuca sativa cultivar Salinas chromosome 8, Lsat_Salinas_v11, whole genome shotgun sequence DNA region contains:
- the LOC111876265 gene encoding uncharacterized protein LOC111876265 isoform X1, with translation MFEGLVRQLILGYLGQYIKDIHREQLKITLWNEEVFLENVELILEAFDYLELPFALKQGRVGRLSIRIPWKKLGWDPIIIILEDILVCASQREDEEWSVDDVERREFAGKKAKLATAELAKLSQRVCDNDNQTGKSFISYITAKIIDGIQVTIRNVHVVYRDISNDKAQTVFGLKLASLTAMKQNLVGVLNGKVRAGQVNKLVEIQGLEIYCKTFHGSAEDLYTNNGEDSMSMVAASFENDEHVHLLSPVDVSASLSVNRSGRLENNAAQYSVDIELSGLVLSLDEDQLQQILYLYDYLCTCRLREKYGRYRPWGIPISDRPLGWQIQWWHYAQNSVLSDVRKRMKKTSWKYLGERLGRKRRYVKLYKLKLECLRKEQPLDDEIVLELDQMEKVSDIEDILSYRSAAEHELQEFLVDSASGFGNSEANATIDKSMDDDQTSGKPQGWLKWLSRGMLGAGGTDDSSQFSGVVSDEVIKDIYEATKFHPAPSPVLDAAGSDRLLLSSIKCSIHRISATLRNKDLDCSIGELVFEENLVECMIWEESAVVTASINGVEMINSLNKQVVLRVKRAISEENFIQVEKPSLNFQAYIPQANREGDLTLKVLLEPIEMTCDPTYLVNFVELYTVLASFQSHEGRVLNSLNGIKDMKSRLISKAEYMLSGRKRMMWDISLINIKIIIPWENGKSEIHKLVLGLTAVTFSSKHDVSCFAPDINVPSQFMRNLIDDNSSSELLEGTQIQDLYDLMEIKLVDFQINLFVSFYPTHYFPILEKLNASSALALCIVQDESLLKAMEVYVVVAPFLGHLSPSIIGSVLKLVETIDMLHHASHLGTTSATSDKPNNFSSVSVVANLESGSFIVDLENGLEESCTLTVSLQDLDMRLITVKQAQSFWICTRAFKVMSRLLKNGDDMDLINVSPNGLSQLNNGCLMLHYDGDLSIWLTDLDLHCYPHIIGLLIEFFDKLPEYSPSHSHDDKNQEFVGRNSNSVLSGSYFGCSNFYDTCSSDWESISVDHYPFVTIHNDRSLVSLESSLININPDWKKVLKIREGKISCSKKEFQKLSVSDPDLVVINLDLRSIRLHLHDSSSIVAYFTLPTAKSCISIHESCLDVLCSTEGLSLSSQWFPQTLQDSLWGPALLNLSPVINIRVRKGNHGMELDFSIQNVSCILPTEFLAVLIGYFSMPDWNLNAKESSGIDCSKDTDSFPFTYNYKFEILDSVLFTPVANADYQFLKLNIPQMYFTFIENSDSDILLKEIPLECSVPPGFIGDQNYCLNVFGRDLSLHHTLWKDNASEVTSVSIIAPFSGDIWITIPYGSDSPSATCMMSKVNKCQFIVEGSEILGCFDALLDVIDQFTSVENLSMCFTSDVSEFLNSKDSFKENHVLQVPTESSSVSFTEIRCSVESMSVELYSDKIQSNANEHIAKTDMKFTCSVSLKNEKPLSLDVSFTCLTLSSMFTSVVLLECTSYTKKVPVLYMKLLMSDEGENHLRFSLPCVDIWLFLSEWSQVVDLVNSCYENLPKTAIQNEEPEKSISEPVSRVDTAENSPQSISVSSFLSPEDRFSLTVKSDHIGIKIRVPVQVSGEAFKYFGAPQVREQNSFVGRDDGSFLYIYLQSRCTEANINGEKVNLKSNLGKAMGTVELFQNKSVHSWPLFQLLEIDIEAEAGNDDMDLMHLKTEVHCDNLDIWLSHHTFYLWPTTPEDSGSSQLSVGSVNFRFHLRKVSILLTDEKWSSNGPLLEILMGSLLFHGIITANVMEGWVDSELQVNYNNIHKVLWEPFLEPWKFQVSLRREQGKSALENSPVMTDVHLESTMNLNINVTESFIEVAFRTFDMITDAWDLMSLNVFPENSRLTAAAHTNENTNTLASRYAPYTLENLTSLPLVFYISKADGFNILKDGKYVQPGSSYPVYIDDNTDEQTFGFKPSHSTDNLGDKKFADAQHHYIVIQLEGTSTLSAPVSIDLVGVSFFEVDFSNSVVNSRDISKGVNSGYVVPLVIDVSVQRYTKLVRLYSTVILTNATTMPFEVRFDIPFGVSPKILDPVYPGHEFPLPLHLAESGRIRWRPLGNTYLWSEAYSISNILSNESKIGHLRSFVCYPSLPSSHPFRCCVSVHDVCLPSAGTGRVNKGSNLYIHDAIADKIENQDQSNKRCIHLITLSNPLIVKNYLPVEVSVMIESGGVSCSMLLSEVETSFYHIDSSHDLSLTFDIHGFRPSVLKFPRAEKFSEIAKFSGTKFSSSESINFTADISKGPLYVTMEKVMDAFSGAREICIFVPFLLYNCCGFPLTIANSTNDLTMRDTLPSCYDLDEEDPFLGKKDGLSLLSSHQILNNDGMTMRRFPLNNNLVSTRKESFSSSGSNKKNIISTPYDEEKSLVSNNQQIDLDETSRKKVNFRMYSPDPNIASSEIMVRVSRSHSESDVASTSNYTWSSEFFLVPPTGSTTVLVPRSSANSSYVISVASSAISGPYSGRTRIINFQPRYVISNACSKDLCYRQKGSDFIYHLKVGQHSHIHWTDVTRELLVSARFDEPGWQWSGCFLPEHLGDTQLKMRNYVTGAVSMVRVEVQNADDAIRDDKIVGNPHGDSGTNLILLSDDDTGFMPYRIDNFSKERLRVYQQKCEAFETVIHSYTSCPYAWDEPSYPHRLTVEVFAERVVGSYTLDDAKEYKPVVLPSTSEKPERRLLISVHAEGALKVLSIIDSSYHIFDDIKISRSPRLTDKKEDDQKQESCERLSVSIPFIGISVMSSQPQELLFACARNTSIDLVQSLDQQKFSLKIFALQIDNQLPTTPYPVILSFDHEYKQMATSQIKSKDASCEPVFSLAAAKWRNKDRALLSFEHINLKMTDFHLELEQDVILSLFDLFKAVSSRFHSRGMPHMDTVLLPLSSNLSVNNKKNKFSDTEKEDSESFPLLPSIVPIGAPWQKIYLLARKQKKIYVELLEVAPITLTLSFSSSPWMLRNGILTSGEFLIHRGLMALADVEGARIHLRRLTISHQLASLESIREILIIHYTRQLLHEMYKVFGSAGVIGNPMGFARSVGVGIKDFLSVPARSFMKSPAGLITGMAQGTTSLVSNTVYAISDAATQVSRAAHKGIVAFTMDDDPSASEMERQQKKGMSSHGKGVINEVLEGLTGLLQSPIRGAEKHGLPGVLSGIALGVTGLVARPAASILQVTEKTARSIRNRSKLYHMGSQRLRVRLPRPLSPNYPLKPYSWEQSIGISVIISSDSNTLKDETLVLSKSLKHGGKFIIITQRLILIVTSASLVNLGKPEFKGVPADPDWVIEAEIRLDSVIHVDVDDEVVHIVGSSSDVVVRQNINQGGGGKQRWYNPPTPLPLFQTNLECSGKEEAGELLKVLLVTIEKGKERGWGCVYRLHQSSVR, from the exons ATGTTTGAAGGTTTAGTAAGGCAGCTGATATTAGGTTATCTTGGCCAATATATTAAAGATATACACAGAGAACAACTCAAGATCACACTGTGGAATG AGGAAGTGTTCTTAGAAAATGTGGAGTTAATTCTAGAAGCTTTTGATTATCTAGAACTTCCATTTGCTCTAAAGCAAG GTCGGGTTGGGAGGCTAAGCATTAGAATTCCTTGGAAAAAGCTTGGGTGGGACCCTATTATAATAATTTTGGAGGATATATTAGTTTGTGCCTCTCAACGTGAGGATGAAGAG TGGAGTGTTGATGATGTTGAAAGACGAGAATTTGCTGGAAAAAAGGCCAAACTTGCTACAGCAGAACTGGCAAAGTTATCACAACGTGTGTGTG ATAATGATAATCAAACTGGGAAATCATTTATTTCATACATTACTGCGAAG ATTATTGATGGCATTCAAGTCACCATCAGGAATGTCCATGTCGTATATAGAGATATTTCAAATGACAAGGCACAGACTGTATTTGGTTTGAAGTTGGCTAGTTTGACTGCAATGAAGCAAAATCTTGTTGG GGTATTAAATGGAAAGGTGAGAGCTGGCCAAGTAAACAAACTTGTTGAGATACAAGGTTTGGAAATCTACTGTAAAACCTTTCATGGATCTGCTGAAGATCTGTATACCAACAATGGTGAAGACTCCATGTCAATGGTTGCTGCAAGCTTTGAAAATGATGAACATGTTCACTTGTTGTCCCCAGTTGATGTATCTGCTTCTCTTTCG GTGAACAGGTCTGGAAGGCTCGAGAATAATGCAGCACAATACTCGGTTGATATCGAGTTATCTGGCTTG GTTTTGTCCCTTGATGAAGATCAATTGCAGCAAATACTGTATCTGTATGATTATCTATGCACCTGTCGGCTAAGAGAGAA ATATGGACGATATCGCCCTTGGGGGATACCTATATCAGATAGACCTTTGGGGTGGCAGATACAATGGTGGCATTATGCTCAAAACTCTGTGTTGTCTGATGTTCGTAAACGAATGAAGAAAACTTCATGGAAATACCTAGGAGAACGTCT AGGCAGAAAAAGACGATATGTTAAGTTGTACAAGTTGAAACTGGAATGTCTTCGAAAAGAGCAG CCTCTGGATGATGAAATTGTTTTGGAGTTAGACCAAATGGAGAAAGTATCTGATATAGAAGATATCTTGAGTTACAGGTCTGCTGCTGAACACGAGCTTCAG GAGTTCTTGGTGGATTCAGCTTCTGGTTTTGGAAATAGTGAAGCAAATGCTACCATTGACAAGTCAATGGACGATGACCAAACATCTGGCAAACCACAAGGATGGTTGAAGTGGCTTTCCCGTGGTATGTTGGGGGCTGGAGGTACAGATGATTCCAGCCAGTTTTCTGGTGTTGTTTCAGATGAAGTAATTaag GACATTTATGAGGCAACAAAGTTTCATCCTGCACCTTCCCCTGTTCTTGATGCTGCTGGAAGTGATAGACTTCTTTTGTCCTCCATTAAATGCTCTATACATCGAATTTCTGCAACTCTGCGCAATAA GGATCTGGATTGTTCTATTGGTGAACTGGTTTTTGAGGAGAATCTTGTGGAGTGCATGATTTGGGAGGAATCTGCTGTTGTTACTGCATCAATCAATGGTGTTGAGATGATTAATTCATTAAACAAGCAAGTCGTTTTACGTGTGAAAAGG GCCATCTCTGAGGAGAATTTTATTCAAGTGGAGAAGCCATCTCTAAATTTCCAAGCTTACATACCACAAGCAAATCGTGAGGGTGACTTGACATTGAAG GTTTTGCTTGAGCCGATTGAAATGACATGTGATCCAACATATCTTGTTAATTTTGTGGAGTTATATACTGTGTTGGCTTCCTTTCAATCTCATGAAGGAAGG GTCCTAAACTCGCTTAATGGGATAAAAGACATGAAGTCACGTCTAATATCGAAAGCTGA aTACATGTTGTCAGGTCGGAAGAGAATGATGTGGGATATTAGTTTAATAAACATCAAGATAATTATTCCCTGGGAGAATGGGAAGTCAGAGATACATAAATTG GTACTTGGATTGACAGCTGTCACCTTTTCATCCAAGCATGATGTTAGCTGTTTTGCACCAGATATCAACGTACCTTCTCAATTCATGAGGAATTTAATAGATGACAATTCTTCAAGTGAGCTTCTAGAAGGAACTCAGATTCAAGATCTGTATGATCTCATGGAAATTAAATTAGTCGACTTCCAG ATAAACTTGTTTGTGTCATTCTATCCTACTCATTATTTTCCTATTCTGGAAAAGCTCAATGCTTCTTCTGCTTTAGCATTGTGCATTGTTCAGGATGAATCATTACTGAAAGCAATGGAG GTTTATGTAGTGGTGGCACCATTTTTGGGACACTTGTCACCATCAATAATTGGTTCAGTTTTGAAACTAGTTGAAACCATCGACATGCTCCATCATGCTTCACACTTGGGCACCACGTCAGCAACGTCAGATAAACCAAACAACTTTAGCAGTGTCTCTGTTGTTGCCAATTTGGAGTCTGGTAGCTTCATTGTTGACCTTGAAAATGGGTTAGAGGAAAGCTGCACATTAACTGTTTCTCTTCAGGACTTGGATATGAGATTGATTACTGTGAAACAAGCACAATCTTTCTGGATATGTACACGGGCTTTTAAAGTAATGTCTCGTTTGTTGAAAAATGGTGATGACATGGACCTTATAAATGTTTCACCTAATGGGTTAAGCCAACTTAATAATGGGTGCCTCATGTTACATTATGATGGTGATTTGAGCATATGGTTGACAGATCTTGATCTTCATTGCTATCCACATATTATTGGATTGCTGATTGAATTTTTCGATAAGCTACCAGAATATAGCCCTTCACATTCACATGATGACAAAAATCAAGAATTTGTGGGACGTAACAGTAACAGTGTCCTCTCAGGTTCTTATTTTGGTTGTTCCAATTTTTATGACACCTGTTCTTCAGATTGGGAAAGCATTTCAGTTGATCATTACCCTTTTGTTACAATACACAATGACAGATCTCTTGTTAGCCTCGAGAGTTCACTTATTAACATCAATCCAGACTGGAAGAAGGTTCTCAAGATAAGAGAGGGTAAGATAAGTTGTTCAAAAAAGGAATTCCAGAAACTATCTGTATCTGATCCTGATCTGGTTGTAATCAATCTTGATCTCAGAAGCATTAGACTACACCTGCATGACTCTTCATCCATTGTTGCATATTTTACACTTCCTACTGCTAAATCTTGTATTTCTATCCATGAAAGCTGTCTGGATGTGTTGTGTTCAACTGAGGGATTGAGCCTTTCATCACAATGGTTTCCTCAGACTCTACAAGACTCTCTGTGGGGCCCTGCTTTACTCAATCTTTCTCCTGTTATCAACATTCGAGTGAGAAAAGGGAATCATGGAATGGAACTAGATTTTAGTATTCAGAATGTTTCATGTATATTGCCAACTGAATTTCTAGCTGTACTCATTGGTTACTTCTCAATGCCTGATTGGAACTTGAATGCAAAAGAGTCATCTGGTATCGATTGTTCCAAGGACACAGATAGCTTTCCTTTCACTTACAATTACAAGTTTGAGATATTGGACTCTGTTTTGTTTACACCTGTGGCTAATGCTGATTACCAGTTTCTAAAGCTTAATATTCCACAGATGTACTTCACTTTTATTGAGAATAGTGATTCAGATATTCTATTAAAAGAAATCCCTTTGGAGTGTTCTGTTCCACCTGGATTTATTGGAGATCAAAATTATTGTCTAAATGTATTTGGGAGGGATTTATCTCTACATCATACTCTTTGGAAAGACAATGCTTCTGAAGTGACAAGTGTCAGCATAATTGCTCCTTTTAGTGGTGATATATGGATCACAATACCATATGGATCTGATTCTCCTTCTGCAACATGTATGATGTCAAAGGTTAATAAATGTCAATTTATTGTCGAAG GAAGTGAAATACTTGGCTGCTTTGATGCATTGCTAGATGTCATTGACCAGTTCACATCTGTTGAAAATCTATCCATGTGTTTCACTTCTGATGTTTCAGAGTTTCTCAATTCAAAAGACAGTTTTAAAGAAAATCATGTGCTTCAAGTTCCTACTGAATCCTCAAGTGTCAGCTTTACAGAAATCAGATGCTCTGTTGAGTCCATGTCAGTAGAACTCTACTCTGACAAGATACAATCGAATGCTAACGAACATATCGCCAAAACTGACATGAAATTCACATGTTCAGTATCATTAAAAAACGAAAAGCCTCTTTCTCTTGATGTATCATTCACTTGTTTGACACTTTCTTCAATGTTTACCTCTGTTGTCTTACTGGAATGCACATCTTATACCAAAAAAGTACCAGTTCTTTACATGAAACTCTTGATGTCAGATGAAGGTGAAAACCATCTAAGATTCTCCCTTCCTTGTGTCGACATTTGGTTATTTTTGTCTGAATGGAGTCAAGTTGTTGACCTTGTCAATTCTTGTTATGAAAATCTTCCCAAAACTGCAATCCAGAATGAGGAACCAGAAAAATCCATTTCAGAGCCAGTTTCTCGTGTTGATACTGCAGAAAACTCGCCTCAATCTATCAGTGTCTCAAGTTTTTTATCTCCAGAAGATCGGTTTTCATTAACTGTGAAGTCGGATCATATTGGTATAAAAATCCGTGTTCCTGTTCAGGTTTCTGGAGAAGCATTTAAATATTTTGGGGCGCCTCAAGTTCGAGAGCAGAATTCCTTTgttggaagagatgatggaagtTTTCTATATATTTATTTGCAAAGTAGGTGCACTGAGGCGAACATCAATGGCGAAAAAGTAAATTTGAAGTCCAATCTGGGCAAAGCAATGGGAACAGTTGAACTATTTCAGAACAAGAGTGTCCATTCTTGGCCCCTTTTTCAGTTATTGGAAATTGATATAGAAGCCGAAGCTGGTAATGATGATATggatctcatgcatttgaagacAGAGGTTCACTGTGATAATCTAGATATTTGGCTTTCACATCACACATTTTACTTGTGGCCAACAACGCCAGAAGATTCCGGATCTTCTCAGCTTTCAGTTGGCAGTGTAAATTTCAGATTTCACTTACGAAAGGTTTCCATTCTTTTGACAGATGAAAAG TGGAGCTCCAATGGTCCTCTACTAGAGATTCTTATGGGAAGCTTGTTGTTTCATGGTATCATAACTGCAAATGTGATGGAAGGATGGGTTGATAGTGAGCTTCAAGTGAACTACAATAACATTCATAAG GTATTATGGGAGCCTTTCCTTGAACCCTGGAAGTTCCAAGTAAGCTTAAGAAGAGAGCAAGGAAAAAGTGCCCTTGAAAACAGCCCAGTCATGACAGATGTTCATCTCGAGTCAACAATGAATCTCAATATCAATGTTACAGAATCCTTCATTGAGGTTGCTTTCAGAACATTTGATATGATTACGGATGCTTGGGATCTCATGAGTCTGAATGTTTTTCCTGAAAACTCAAGATTAACAGCAGCAGCTCACACCAATGAAAATACAAATACACTAGCCAGCAGATACGCCCCTTACACACTCGAAAACTTAACTTCACTCCCTCTAGTGTTTTACATTTCCAAAGCTGATGGTTTCAATATATTGAAAGATGGAAAATACGTGCAGCCTGGTTCTTCATATCCAGTGTACATTGATGATAATACAGATGAACAGACCTTTGGCTTTAAACCTAGCCATTCAACTGACAATCTAGGAGACAAAAAATTCGCTGATGCACAGCATCATTATATAGTTATTCAGCTTGAAGGAACTTCCACTTTGTCAGCTCCTGTTTCTATAGATCTTGTTGGTGTTAGCTTCTTTGAGGTGGATTTTTCCAATTCAGTTGTCAATTCCAGGGATATTTCTAAAGGTGTCAATAGTGGCTATGTTGTTCCTTTGGTGATTGATGTTTCCGTTCAACGATACACAAAGTTAGTCCGATTATACTCAACA GTCATACTCACAAATGCAACAACAATGCCATTTGAAGTCAGATTTGATATCCCATTTGGTGTATCTCCCAAGATTCTGGACCCTGTATATCCAGGACACGAGTTTCCTCTTCCTCTACATTTAGCAGAATCAGGTCGGATAAGATGGCGTCCATTAGGGAACACTTACCTATGGAGTGAAGCTTATAGCATTTCCAATATTCTTTCTAATGAAAGTAAGATTGGACATTTGAGGTCATTTGTCTGCTACCCTTCTCTTCCAAGTAGTCATCCTTTTCGTTGCTGTGTCTCTGTGCATGATGTGTGTTTGCCTTCTGCTGGGACTGGGAGAGTAAACAAGGGATCAAATTTATATATTCATGATGCTATTGCTGACAAGATAGAGAACCAGGATCAGTCAAATAAGAGGTGTATTCACCTGATTACATTAAGTAATCCTTTAATAGTCAAAAACTATTTACCAGTTGAAGTATCTGTCATGATTGAGAGTGGTGGAGTTTCATGTAGCATGCTGCTTTCAGAG GTTGAAACTTCTTTTTATCATATTGATTCTTCACATGATCTTTCATTAACTTTTGATATACACGGTTTTAGACCTTCTGTTCTCAAGTTCCCACGTGCAGAAAAGTTCAGTGAAATTGCTAAATTTAGTGGAACAAAGTTTTCTTCTTCAGAATCCATTAACTTCACTGCTGACATTTCTAAAG GTCCATTATATGTGACAATGGAAAAGGTGATGGATGCATTCTCTGGGGCTCGTGAAATCTGCATATTTGTTCCCTTCTTATTGTACAACTGCTGTGGCTTTCCCCTCACAATTGCAAACTCAACTAATGATCTGACAATGCGCGACACTTTGCCTTCCTGTTATGATTTAGATGAAGAGGACCCGTTTTTGGGCAAAAAAGATGGTCTGAGCCTTTTGTCTTCACACCAAATCTTAAACAATGATGGTATGACTATGAGGAGGTTTCCCCTAAACAATAACCTTGTTTCCACTAGAAAGGAATCCTTCAGTTCATCTGGATCAAACAAGAAGAATATTATTAGCACACCATATGATGAGGAAAAAAGCTTAGTTTCAAACAACCAACAGATTGACTTGGATGAAACAAGTCGCAAAAAAGTCAACTTTCGCATGTATTCTCCTGACCCTAATATTGCTTCGAGTGAGATCATGGTGAGAGTTAGTCGGTCCCACTCTGAATCTGATGTGGCAAGTACCTCAAACTACACGTGGTCTAGTGAATTCTTCCTTGTCCCACCAACCGGTTCAACTACAGTCCTTGTCCCCCGATCATCAGCCAATTCTTCATATGTAATATCTGTTGCATCGAGTGCTATTTCTGGGCCATATTCTGGAAGAACAAGGATTATCAATTTCCAGCCTAGATATGTTATTAGTAATGCATGCAGTAAGGACTTGTGTTATAGGCAGAAGGGGTCCGACTTTATATACCATTTGAAGGTGGGACAACACTCCCATATTCATTGGACAGACGTAACAAG GGAATTACTGGTTTCTGCTCGTTTTGATGAGCCTGGATGGCAGTGGTCAGGGTGTTTCTTACCAGAACATTTAGGTGATACACAATTGAAAATGCGAAACTATGTTACTGGTGCTGTAAGTATGGTCCGTGTAGAGGTTCAAAATGCTGACGATGCAATCAGAGATGACAAGATTGTTGGGAATCCACATGGAGATTCTGGGACCAATTTGATTCTTTTATCTGATGATGATACGGGATTTATGCCTTACAGGATTGATAATTTCTCAAAGGAG AGACTACGTGTTTATCAACAAAAATGTGAAGCTTTTGAGACTGTTATACATTCCTACACATCTTGCCCTTATGCATGGGATGAACCTTCTTACCCACATCGTCTAACTGTTGAG GTGTTTGCTGAGAGGGTAGTAGGATCTTATACTCTTGATGATGCCAAAGAGTACAAACCTGTGGTTTTACCTTCAACTTCTGAG AAACCTGAGAGAAGGCTGTTAATATCTGTCCATGCTGAAGGAGCATTGAAG GTTCTCAGCATCATTGATTCCAGTTATCATATCTTTGATGATATAAAAATCTCGCGTTCTCCTAGGTTAACTGATAAAAAAGAAGATGACCAAAAGCAAGAAAGTTGTGAAAGATTATCAGTTTCCATTCCCTTCATTGGGATTTCTGTTATGAGTTCTCAACCACAG GAGTTACTTTTTGCATGTGCAAGGAACACAAGCATTGATCTAGTTCAAAGTTTGGATCAGCAAAAGTTTTCCTTGAAAATTTTCGCTTTGCAGATTGATAACCAACTACCAACCACACCTTACCCTGTTATTCTATCGTTTGATCATGAGTATAAACAAATGGCGACCTCTCAGATCAAAAGTAAAGATGCTTCATGTGAGCCTGTGTTCTCATTGGCTGCAGCAAAATGGAGGAATAAAGATAGAGCTTTGCTTTCGTTTGAGCATATAAACTTAAA AATGACAGATTTTCATCTTGAGCTTGAGCAAGATGTGATTTTAAGTCTGTTTGACTTGTTTAAGGCCGTATCCTCAAGGTTCCATAGCAGAGGAATGCCACATATGGATACAGTCTTGCTGCCTCTTTCCTCAAACTTGAGTGTTAATAATAAGAAGAATAAATTTTCAGATACTGAAAAGGAAGACAGTGAAAGCTTCCCTTTGCTACCATCAATAGTTCCAATTGGTGCACCTTGGCAGAAAATATATCTCCTTGCAAGAAAACAGAAGAAAATATACGTTGAGCTGCTTGAAGTGGCCCCCATCACTTTGACCCTAAG CTTTTCGAGCAGTCCGTGGATGCTAAGGAATGGAATACTTACATCAGGAGAATTTCTTATCCAT AGAGGTCTAATGGCTCTTGCTGACGTGGAGGGAGCACGGATTCATCTGAGGCGGTTAACAATTTCTCATCAGCTGGCTAGCTTGGAATCCATACGAGAGATCTTGATCATACATTACACACGCCAACTTCTTCATGAAATGTACAAG gtTTTTGGCTCTGCTGGTGTAATAGGAAATCCCATGGGTTTCGCAAGGAGTGTGGGAGTTGGCATCAAAGATTTCCTCTCAGTTCCAGCCAGAAGCTTTATGAAG AGTCCAGCAGGACTCATCACAGGCATGGCACAGGGAACTACTAGTCTTGTTAGTAATACAGTTTATGCCATAAGTGATGCTGCCACCCAAGTCAGTAGAGCAGCACATAAg GGTATTGTTGCTTTTACAATGGACGACGACCCATCTGCATCAGAAATGGAAAGGCAACAAAAAAAGGGGATGTCGTCTCATGGCAAAGGTGTAATAAATGAAGTTTTGGAAGGGCTGACTGGTCTTCTCCAATCGCCAATAAGAGGAGCTGAAAAACACGGGCTTCCAGGTGTCCTCTCAGGTATAGCACTGGGAGTAACCGGACTAGTGGCAAGGCCAGCTGCAAGCATTCTCCAAGTAACAGAAAAAACCGCACGCAGCATACGGAACCGAAGCAAACTCTACCACATGGGATCCCAACGCCTCCGAGTCCGTCTCCCAAGACCATTATCCCCAAACTACCCCTTAAAACCCTACTCATGGGAACAATCCATCGGTATCTCCGTAATCATCAGTTCCGATTCCAACACCTTAAAAGACGAAACCCTTGTCCTCTCCAAATCCCTAAAACACGGGGGTAAATTCATAATTATCACCCAACGACTTATTCTAATCGTCACCTCCGCCAGTCTTGTAAATTTGGGCAAACCGGAGTTTAAAGGTGTCCCGGCGGATCCCGATTGGGTGATTGAAGCGGAGATAAGGTTGGACAGTGTGATTCATGTGGATGTTGATGATGAGGTGGTGCATATTGTTGGGAGTAGTTCAGATGTTGTGGTCAGACAAAATATTAACCAGGGTGGTGGTGGGAAGCAGCGGTGGTATAACCCGCCGACACCGTTGCCGCTGTTTCAGACGAATTTGGAGTGTTCGGGGAAGGAGGAGGCGGGGGAGTTGCTGAAGGTGTTGTTGGTGACGATTGAGAAAGGTAAGGAGAGAGGGTGGGGGTGTGTCTATCGTTTGCATCAGAGTAGTGTTAGGTGA